One genomic window of Octopus bimaculoides isolate UCB-OBI-ISO-001 chromosome 2, ASM119413v2, whole genome shotgun sequence includes the following:
- the LOC106879522 gene encoding tRNA-splicing endonuclease subunit Sen15, with amino-acid sequence MEIEDHPIMKKIKHYNITDEADSYMVFHVYMDLCEVQNWWNVRVHMCPELNLLFLSGHPNCSEPQEIVLPIECTKQISPQDLKKYTSYLKVEKCPNDSLTVAVYESDSTIVYLRVKAGLLFPNNPDTEAHSSQAVWNRNLFMSQEEKDFHFHQFQQKYTG; translated from the exons ATGGAAATCGAGGATCATCCCATT aTGAAAAAGATTAAACATTACAATATTACTGACGAGGCAGATTCGTACATggtttttcatgtatatatggatcTTTGTGAAG TTCAGAATTGGTGGAATGTACGTGTCCATATGTGTCCAGAACTGAACTTATTGTTCCTCTCAGGTCATCCAAACTGTAGTGAACCACAAGAAATTGTGCTACCTATTGAATGTACAAAACAGATTAGTCCTCAagacttaaaaaaatatacttcATACCTCAAAGTAGAGAAATGTCCCAATGACAG TTTAACTGTTGCTGTCTATGAAAGTGATTCAACTATTGTATATCTCCGAGTCAAGGCAGGTCTTTTATTTCCTAACAATCCAGACACTGAAGCTCACTCATCGCAAGCTGTATGGAACAGAAATCTTTTTATGTCTCAAGAAGAaaaagattttcattttcatcagtTTCAACAAAAATACACTGGCTGA